Sequence from the Pirellulales bacterium genome:
CCTCCGAAGGCCAGTGCTTTCAAGACGGTGAAGGCTCCGGCCTCGCAAACCCACAACTCGCGGGCCGCTTGTTCGTGGTGCAATGTCTCGCCCGCCAGCGTCACCAGCCGCCTATCTTCAAACGCCAGCTCCAGGCCCGGCGTGATGACGGCGGCGAAGCCTTCCTCGAGATTTCGCAACGAACCGCCGCGGTCGCTCTCCGAAGTGGCGGGGATCAGGAAGTCGACCGTGACGCGACGCCCTTCCGATTCGATGCGCCAGCGTTGGTTTGTCGTCCGCCCAGCTTCGTTCGTGTCGGGTTGAAATCCGGCGGCCCGCAGACGTTCGCAAAGCTCGTGATATCGCTCGTCGTCCAGGATGCGGATTGCCAGGCCAAGATCGACGTCCATCGTACCGACGTGCAGCGATCTGCCCGCCGGCAAGCTCTCTTGCGGCACAAGCAGGCTGGGAACGAGTCCGCCCACGATAACGAGATCGTCGCGTAGGTCGCCCAACTTCCTGGCGATGTAGAGGCTGGCGGCATGCACCAGCCGCACGGCGGCGGGCGAATAGGCCACGGCAGCGGCCGGCTTACTCTCCATGCCGCCCCCAGTTCAAAAACTTCTTGCGCAACTCGGCGGCGGCGTCTTTGGCCCGCTCCGGTTGTCCCTTGAGGTCGAGGTAGGTTTGAACGGGACTCACACAGCGGATTGCCTCACGGACCTGGCTGGCCGCAAAGACGCCCTCATCCTGCGGAACGACCAACCAGAGATTCGCTCCGCTCGGTTGCTCTTCGAATCCGATTTCCTTGAGAACCGCCCGCGACGGCATGGCCGAAAGATAAACGGTCACCAGCCGAAACGCCGCGTAATGCTGATAGAGCCAGGCGGCCGCCAGACCGGTAGCGACAAAGTTTGCTTGGTGCCGGGCGAGCTGCCCTGCCAGCTTCGCCAGCAACGCTTCGCCCGACCGGGCGAACACGTGGCCTTTGAGGATGCGGTGGCGGCCAAAGTCGTAAGCGTCGCGCCAGGCGTCGAGCAACAAAGCGGGATCGCGCGGCCGCACCGCTCCCGTGTCGTTGGCGTCGAGGTACTCCTCCTGCTCGAGCCGCCGCACGATCTTGCTGACGTACCCGTCGTCCAGCCCCGTTTCGCGGGCAAGTCCGCTTTGCGTCTGAAACTGTTCGGGACGAAGCAGAAGCCGACGTGACACGCGCGAGCTTTTGGGGGCGAACACGTTGGGCGGCCGTCCGCGCGCGGCGTACTTGTTTGGGCGTCCGTGGACCCAGATTTTCAGCCCCGGCGCGACGATCTTGGCATTGCCCGAAAGATCGAGCCACGAGACGCCCGCCTCTTCACACAAACGCTCTCCGACCGGCCCCATGAACGGCACGACCATCAGCGGCACCGTGTTTTTGCGGCGAACTTCCTTGGCTTGCTCGCTGAGATGGCGGATGGCACCCGCGAGCGGCCCGGCGGAAGCGACATTTTTGTATTCGGCCACGAAGCACCGGCCCGGCGTCGAAACGACTAAGTCGCGTCGGCGCGATCCCGCTGCTTCCCGCACGCAAATGTCCTTCAACGGCTGGCCCAGCAGTTCGGCCAGCGTGTCGACGATTTCCGGCGCGGCGTCATTTTCGCG
This genomic interval carries:
- a CDS encoding type IV toxin-antitoxin system AbiEi family antitoxin → MTPPRENDAAPEIVDTLAELLGQPLKDICVREAAGSRRRDLVVSTPGRCFVAEYKNVASAGPLAGAIRHLSEQAKEVRRKNTVPLMVVPFMGPVGERLCEEAGVSWLDLSGNAKIVAPGLKIWVHGRPNKYAARGRPPNVFAPKSSRVSRRLLLRPEQFQTQSGLARETGLDDGYVSKIVRRLEQEEYLDANDTGAVRPRDPALLLDAWRDAYDFGRHRILKGHVFARSGEALLAKLAGQLARHQANFVATGLAAAWLYQHYAAFRLVTVYLSAMPSRAVLKEIGFEEQPSGANLWLVVPQDEGVFAASQVREAIRCVSPVQTYLDLKGQPERAKDAAAELRKKFLNWGRHGE